CAGCACGGAGCCCAGGCTGTACTTCTTCTTGCCTCCGGAGGTCGCCGCGACTTCCACGGCCTCGGAGATGGCCATTCCAAGAGATCCGGGAGAATCCGGAGTCTCACTCAGCAACTTCTTGCCGAACTGCGTTCGATCGGTCGGGCTCGCGTACACTTTCGCACCGAAGTTCTCCATGATGATTCGGCGGTAGGGCTTTTGATGGTAGGAAACTTTTACCATGTAGACTTCGAGATCGAGGCCGAGAAAACTGCACGCCATGGCGAGAGCGGAACCCCACTGGCCCGCGCCGGTCTCGGTGGTCAGTGCCTTCGTGCCGCCTTCCTTGTTGAAAAAAGCCTGCGCCACGGCCGTGTTGGGCTTGTGCGAACCCACGGGCGAGACGCCCTCGTACTTGTAATAAATGTGAGCCGGCGTATCGAGGGCCTTTTCGAGCCGGATCGCCCGATACATCGGCGTCGGCCTCCAAAGCCGGTAGATTTCCCGAACCGGTTCCGGGATCTCGATCCACCGCTCCTGGCTGACCTCCTGCATGATGATGCTCATAGGGAAGAGCACGCTCAGGAAGTCAGGGGTGACGGGCTGTTTGGTTCCCGGATGCAGCACCGGTTGGGGCGGCACCGGCATGTCCGCGTTGATGTTGTACCAGGACTTGGGAATCTTGCTTTCTTCGAGCAGGAATTTATATTGATCGCTCAT
The Nitrospirota bacterium DNA segment above includes these coding regions:
- a CDS encoding TrpB-like pyridoxal phosphate-dependent enzyme — protein: MSDQYKFLLEESKIPKSWYNINADMPVPPQPVLHPGTKQPVTPDFLSVLFPMSIIMQEVSQERWIEIPEPVREIYRLWRPTPMYRAIRLEKALDTPAHIYYKYEGVSPVGSHKPNTAVAQAFFNKEGGTKALTTETGAGQWGSALAMACSFLGLDLEVYMVKVSYHQKPYRRIIMENFGAKVYASPTDRTQFGKKLLSETPDSPGSLGMAISEAVEVAATSGGKKKYSLGSVLGHVLMHQTVIGLESLQQMEMAGEYPDVVIGCAGGGSNFAGFAFPFLWKNFTEKKKTKVVAVEPASCPSMTKGKYTFDFGDTAAMAPIVKMHTLGHTFVPPGIHAGGLRYHGMAPLVSALVNHGDIEARSAKQLETFEAAVQFSKSEGIMPAPESAHAIRAAIDEALEAKKSGRKKVIAFNLSGHGHFDMTAYEDYLHGKLTDFEYPVERVNEAMAHLPQVPPGM